A single region of the Bacillus cereus genome encodes:
- a CDS encoding cytoplasmic protein produces the protein MYRTTIDGKEIIITLAPKIRKEITDRNPLYEAVFKNAARLLQTKQPTFAVNHEIFGLIIGEVQRGEVTVFAVEHIIPKQNIFGSNTFFSTIEQQANL, from the coding sequence ATGTATCGAACCACTATTGACGGAAAAGAAATTATCATCACACTAGCACCAAAAATCCGAAAAGAAATTACTGACAGGAACCCATTATATGAAGCGGTATTTAAAAATGCAGCAAGGTTGCTGCAAACGAAACAACCAACGTTTGCGGTAAATCATGAAATATTTGGGCTTATTATTGGAGAAGTACAGAGGGGTGAAGTAACGGTGTTTGCAGTAGAACACATTATCCCGAAGCAAAATATATTTGGTTCGAACACTTTTTTCTCGACAATAGAGCAGCAGGCAAATTTGTAA
- a CDS encoding cation acetate symporter, with protein sequence MNTTAFALFLIIVLGTLVITYFASKKTKNASEFYTAGGGLTGWQNGLAIAGDYMSAASFLGIAGAIALTGFDGFFYSIGFLVAYLVVLYLVAEPLRNLGKYTLADMIAARFDAKKVRGIAALNTMTISIFYMIAQLVGAGALIKLLLGIEYTTSVLIVGTLMTVYVIFGGMTATSWVQIVKAVLLMAGTFIISVIVFSKFNFSVTEMFAQMKTATPLKESFLNPGVKYKDGLDTLSLNLGLVLGTAGLPHILVRFFTVRDAKTARQSVVYATWLIGAFYIMTIFLGFGAAAFVGNEAIIKANPAGNMAAPLLAKALGGDFLFAFVSAIAFATILAVVAGLVLTAASAFAHDFYNEIIRKGKSTEKEQVSMARYASIGVAIVSIILALFAQTLNVAFLVSLAFAVAASANLPVILFTIYWKRFNTTGAICGMIVGLVSAIVLVALSPNVWNPVAGKAIFVGEAIFPYTTPGIISIPLGFLAAYLGTVFSSKKEDAAKFDEILVKSNTGHGISDASSH encoded by the coding sequence TTGAATACTACTGCGTTTGCACTATTTTTAATTATCGTCCTTGGTACACTCGTTATCACGTATTTCGCATCGAAAAAAACGAAAAATGCGAGTGAGTTTTATACGGCTGGAGGGGGATTAACTGGTTGGCAAAATGGTCTGGCCATTGCTGGGGATTATATGTCTGCTGCGTCATTTCTTGGTATCGCTGGAGCAATAGCGTTAACTGGGTTTGATGGTTTCTTTTATAGTATAGGCTTCTTAGTTGCTTACTTAGTTGTATTATATCTAGTTGCAGAACCGCTTAGAAATTTAGGGAAGTATACGCTCGCTGATATGATTGCGGCACGTTTTGATGCGAAAAAGGTTCGCGGTATTGCAGCGCTTAATACGATGACTATTTCGATTTTTTATATGATTGCCCAATTAGTCGGTGCGGGTGCACTTATTAAATTATTATTAGGTATCGAATATACGACATCTGTATTAATCGTGGGCACACTTATGACTGTGTATGTTATTTTTGGAGGAATGACAGCTACGAGTTGGGTTCAAATTGTAAAGGCTGTACTACTTATGGCAGGGACGTTTATTATTTCTGTTATCGTTTTCTCCAAATTTAATTTCAGTGTGACTGAAATGTTCGCTCAAATGAAAACAGCTACTCCACTGAAGGAATCATTTTTAAATCCAGGAGTAAAGTATAAAGATGGTCTTGATACACTTTCTTTAAATTTAGGACTAGTTCTTGGTACGGCAGGATTACCGCATATTCTTGTCCGCTTTTTCACAGTACGTGATGCAAAAACTGCACGTCAATCTGTTGTGTACGCTACGTGGTTAATAGGTGCATTTTATATTATGACGATTTTCTTAGGATTTGGTGCAGCTGCATTTGTAGGAAATGAAGCAATTATTAAAGCAAATCCAGCCGGTAATATGGCAGCACCTTTATTAGCTAAAGCGTTAGGTGGAGATTTCTTATTCGCATTCGTATCGGCGATTGCTTTTGCGACAATTTTAGCTGTAGTAGCAGGTCTTGTATTAACGGCAGCTTCCGCATTTGCTCATGATTTTTATAACGAGATTATTCGCAAAGGAAAATCAACGGAAAAAGAACAAGTTTCCATGGCTCGTTATGCATCTATTGGAGTAGCGATAGTATCTATTATACTCGCTTTATTTGCGCAAACATTAAACGTAGCATTTTTAGTATCACTAGCATTTGCAGTTGCTGCTAGTGCAAACTTACCAGTAATATTATTCACAATTTATTGGAAGCGTTTTAATACAACAGGAGCAATTTGTGGTATGATTGTCGGTCTTGTATCAGCAATTGTTCTTGTAGCATTAAGTCCTAATGTATGGAATCCTGTAGCAGGGAAAGCTATATTTGTTGGGGAAGCGATATTCCCATATACGACACCTGGAATTATTTCGATTCCGCTTGGATTTCTTGCAGCATATTTAGGAACTGTTTTCTCTAGTAAGAAAGAAGATGCAGCGAAGTTTGATGAAATTCTTGTGAAATCTAATACTGGTCATGGTATTAGCGACGCATCTTCGCATTAA
- a CDS encoding LysE family transporter — protein MFGAIIQQIVLGISLAAPVGPINIEMLKRGIERGFWHAWIVGIGGMTADILFMLLIYFGLSSVFMYTYVQAFMYCTGFFLLFYLGFQSVKQGISHSNMEYNKEEVGGLKQSFMAGFLIAISNPLNLVFWFGIYGSTLSSLLTKVTKQEAFLYSLCIIIGIILWNLNIAFSVHFGRTLLKPKALGYITAGAGIILVGYSIHFAYKALQLFT, from the coding sequence ATGTTTGGAGCAATTATACAACAAATAGTATTGGGTATTTCATTAGCTGCACCGGTAGGTCCAATTAATATTGAAATGTTAAAACGTGGAATTGAACGTGGATTTTGGCATGCGTGGATTGTTGGAATCGGAGGAATGACTGCTGATATTTTGTTTATGCTTCTTATTTATTTTGGTTTATCTTCTGTTTTTATGTATACATATGTACAAGCTTTTATGTACTGCACTGGGTTTTTCCTGTTATTTTATTTAGGATTTCAAAGTGTAAAACAAGGAATCTCCCACTCGAATATGGAATATAACAAAGAAGAGGTAGGTGGACTTAAACAATCCTTTATGGCGGGATTTTTAATTGCGATATCCAACCCATTAAATCTCGTTTTTTGGTTTGGCATATACGGAAGTACACTTAGCTCATTGCTTACAAAGGTAACGAAACAAGAAGCTTTTTTGTACAGTCTTTGCATTATTATTGGTATTATTTTGTGGAACTTAAATATTGCTTTTTCTGTACATTTTGGAAGAACTTTATTAAAACCAAAAGCACTTGGCTATATTACAGCCGGAGCAGGTATTATTTTAGTAGGATATTCTATCCATTTTGCATACAAAGCTTTACAGTTGTTCACATAA
- a CDS encoding aspartate aminotransferase family protein — protein MKTKQTDELLAKDEQYVWHGMRPFSPSSTMVGAKAEGCWVEDIQGKRYLDGMSGLWCVNSGYGRKELAEAAYKQLQTLSYFPMSQSHEPAIKLAEKLNEWLGGEYVIFFSNSGSEANETAFKIARQYYAQKGEPHRYKFMSRYRGYHGNTMATMAATGQAQRRYQYEPFASGFLHVTPPDCYRMPEMESQNIYDVECVKEVDRVMTWELSETIAGFIMEPIITGGGILMPPQDYMKAVHETCQKHGALLISDEVICGFGRTGKAFGFMNYDVKPDIITMAKGITSAYLPLSATAVKKEIYEEFKGKGEYEFFRHINTFGGNPAACALALKNLEIMENENLIERSAQMGSLLLEQLKEEIGEHPLVGNIRGKGLLVGIELVNDKETKEPIDNDKIASVVNACKEKGLIIGRNGMTTAGYNNVLTLAPPLVISSEEIAFVVGTLKTAMERI, from the coding sequence ATGAAGACAAAACAAACCGATGAATTATTAGCAAAAGATGAGCAATATGTTTGGCACGGAATGCGTCCCTTTAGTCCAAGTAGTACAATGGTAGGGGCAAAAGCAGAAGGGTGCTGGGTTGAAGATATACAAGGAAAAAGATATTTAGATGGTATGAGTGGTCTTTGGTGTGTGAATAGTGGATACGGAAGAAAAGAGCTGGCAGAGGCAGCTTATAAGCAATTGCAAACATTATCGTACTTTCCGATGTCACAATCACATGAGCCAGCTATAAAGCTTGCTGAAAAGTTAAATGAGTGGCTTGGTGGAGAGTATGTTATATTCTTCTCTAATAGTGGATCAGAAGCGAATGAAACGGCTTTTAAAATAGCAAGGCAATATTATGCTCAAAAGGGTGAACCACATCGTTATAAATTTATGTCACGCTATCGTGGTTATCATGGAAATACAATGGCAACGATGGCGGCAACTGGCCAAGCACAGCGTAGATATCAATATGAGCCATTTGCTTCAGGTTTTTTACACGTAACGCCTCCAGATTGTTACCGTATGCCAGAAATGGAATCACAAAATATTTATGATGTAGAGTGTGTGAAAGAAGTAGATCGTGTGATGACATGGGAATTAAGTGAAACGATAGCGGGATTTATTATGGAGCCAATTATTACAGGTGGAGGTATTCTAATGCCGCCACAAGACTATATGAAAGCTGTTCATGAAACGTGTCAAAAACACGGTGCACTACTCATTAGCGATGAAGTGATTTGCGGTTTCGGACGTACAGGAAAAGCATTTGGATTTATGAATTATGATGTGAAGCCAGATATTATTACAATGGCAAAAGGGATTACGAGTGCATATTTACCATTATCAGCAACAGCTGTGAAAAAAGAAATATATGAAGAATTTAAAGGGAAGGGAGAATATGAATTCTTCCGCCATATTAATACGTTTGGTGGAAATCCAGCAGCTTGTGCATTAGCGCTTAAAAACTTAGAGATTATGGAAAATGAAAATTTAATTGAGCGCTCTGCACAAATGGGCTCCCTTTTATTAGAGCAATTAAAAGAAGAAATTGGAGAACATCCACTTGTTGGGAATATTAGAGGAAAAGGTCTACTAGTTGGAATTGAACTAGTAAATGATAAAGAAACGAAAGAGCCAATTGATAACGACAAAATTGCAAGTGTTGTAAATGCTTGTAAAGAAAAAGGGTTAATTATAGGACGAAACGGCATGACGACAGCAGGATATAATAACGTCTTAACGTTAGCACCACCGCTTGTAATTTCAAGTGAAGAAATTGCTTTTGTTGTTGGAACGTTGAAGACAGCGATGGAACGCATTTAA
- a CDS encoding DUF485 domain-containing protein, translating to MKRDDTSARKLQNEVNYTEVVRSEEFQLLLNTKKKFIVPMSIFFLSFFIALPILTSYSKVLNTPVFGDVTWAWVFAFAQFIMTWALCMIYSKKAESFDKISRKILQNMQQGRG from the coding sequence ATGAAACGAGATGATACATCAGCACGTAAGTTGCAAAATGAGGTGAATTATACAGAGGTTGTTCGGTCAGAAGAATTTCAATTACTGTTAAATACGAAAAAGAAGTTTATCGTTCCAATGAGTATTTTCTTCTTAAGTTTTTTTATTGCACTACCTATTTTAACATCGTATTCAAAGGTGCTCAATACACCGGTATTTGGTGATGTTACTTGGGCGTGGGTATTTGCTTTTGCACAATTTATAATGACATGGGCATTATGTATGATTTATAGCAAAAAGGCAGAATCCTTTGATAAAATCTCGCGAAAAATTCTACAAAATATGCAACAAGGGAGGGGCTGA
- a CDS encoding DUF3986 family protein encodes MEKYDPNKHYHIGYYEDGYDLEVTAYKRIKEPVWDAYIPHYEADDFYKKVEEMKLGEYIDDYGIKVYSFRDDIDDEEARFIFEKWLKKNEIV; translated from the coding sequence ATGGAGAAATATGATCCTAACAAGCATTATCACATCGGATATTATGAAGATGGATATGATTTAGAAGTGACGGCGTACAAAAGAATAAAAGAACCAGTTTGGGATGCTTATATTCCGCACTATGAGGCAGACGATTTTTATAAGAAAGTGGAGGAAATGAAGCTAGGTGAATATATCGATGATTATGGAATTAAAGTATATTCATTTCGTGATGATATCGATGATGAAGAAGCTCGCTTCATTTTTGAAAAATGGTTAAAAAAGAATGAAATTGTTTAA
- a CDS encoding sterol desaturase family protein, with protein MKRVVKEFFLQHDIVIMYSILFIFIIILKMQFFTWIGMLACVFGIAFYTFNEYMTHRFLFHLKPPKNAFLLKMLRRLHYDHHVYPDDLKLLFLPVWFSIPSFTIYLLISYGITKSVTVTLSFGIGMIIMLLVYEWKHYIAHKPIRPFTKFGRWLKKQHILHHYKNEKFWFGVSNPVFDFIFGTLKDGKDVELSETARNLEKETKTEVVR; from the coding sequence ATGAAGAGAGTGGTAAAGGAGTTCTTTTTACAACATGATATTGTTATTATGTATAGTATTCTATTTATTTTCATCATTATTTTAAAAATGCAATTTTTCACATGGATCGGTATGTTAGCGTGTGTGTTTGGGATTGCTTTTTATACTTTTAACGAATATATGACGCATCGTTTTTTATTCCATTTAAAGCCGCCTAAAAACGCATTTTTATTAAAAATGTTAAGAAGATTACATTATGATCATCATGTATATCCAGATGATTTGAAACTTTTATTTTTGCCTGTATGGTTTAGTATACCTAGCTTTACTATATATTTACTTATATCGTATGGTATTACAAAAAGTGTTACTGTTACACTTTCATTTGGAATAGGAATGATTATCATGCTCCTCGTTTATGAATGGAAACATTATATTGCACATAAACCGATTCGTCCCTTCACTAAGTTTGGAAGATGGCTAAAAAAACAGCACATATTACACCATTATAAAAACGAAAAGTTTTGGTTCGGAGTTTCAAATCCAGTATTCGATTTTATATTTGGAACACTTAAAGATGGAAAAGACGTTGAATTAAGTGAAACAGCTCGTAATTTAGAAAAGGAGACAAAGACAGAAGTAGTGCGATAA
- a CDS encoding YqcI/YcgG family protein yields the protein MNESYLLDNEGMKNRVDIPNWVAKEFHDFSNVVLEATFPCYFGLTALKKNELRYSFLSHNDWGHLPNTMLSFLELMKERPIVRRGFFLFVEPECEEKSIEYYRDYFWKVLQYLHENDDQTWPKQIPEDPDHYLWEFSFGGEPIFAFGNAPAYKQRKTRHLGNSLVIGFQPRTIFEGLEGDRPKGSYSRQMVRERVEKWDQLPKHPNISHYGDPDHREWKQYFIGDDIEPIKGKCPFHHRIEK from the coding sequence ATGAATGAGTCTTATTTATTAGATAATGAAGGAATGAAAAATAGAGTCGACATACCGAATTGGGTTGCAAAAGAATTTCATGATTTTTCGAATGTCGTGCTAGAAGCAACTTTTCCGTGTTATTTCGGTTTAACAGCTTTGAAAAAGAATGAACTTCGTTATTCATTTCTCTCTCATAATGATTGGGGACATTTACCCAATACAATGTTATCTTTTTTGGAGTTAATGAAAGAACGGCCAATTGTAAGAAGAGGTTTTTTTCTTTTTGTAGAACCGGAATGTGAAGAGAAATCAATCGAATATTATCGAGATTATTTTTGGAAAGTACTACAATATTTACATGAAAACGATGATCAAACATGGCCGAAGCAAATTCCTGAAGATCCAGATCATTATTTATGGGAATTTTCATTTGGTGGTGAACCGATATTTGCGTTTGGAAATGCACCGGCTTATAAACAGCGAAAGACTAGGCATTTAGGAAATTCTCTCGTTATTGGATTCCAACCACGAACTATTTTCGAGGGCTTAGAAGGAGATCGTCCTAAAGGCTCATATTCGAGACAAATGGTTCGTGAGCGAGTTGAAAAGTGGGATCAGCTGCCGAAGCATCCTAACATTAGTCACTATGGCGATCCTGACCATCGTGAATGGAAGCAATATTTTATTGGAGATGATATAGAACCGATTAAAGGTAAATGTCCTTTTCATCATAGGATAGAGAAATAA